From one Paramormyrops kingsleyae isolate MSU_618 chromosome 1, PKINGS_0.4, whole genome shotgun sequence genomic stretch:
- the xirp2b gene encoding xin actin-binding repeat-containing protein 2 isoform X1, translating to MSTLFCSRQQGDTMSATMEIQSGNRPPVLSGTGSTTSTSLSSFRPQTTKATSEAARELQKTAKKFEKFDISLESLRMMFEKPGAQEVKSHRVVHPSTSRRACVGQSNRLFKDPKELLSPAERMSSKQTPDLDQSAAGGSGAEAPEEAVSGRSAAQAEAADTIPLRERLAMYQAAVSKSDTAGSSSSSAVMEEAEACSLPGGLASVKKQFESQEISSSQSSVTQYHFQHRSVQELSSTSEVTVRGSSRERVSSGQIVPPVQDEKFYHDQSAYQSNVVSSYENHFDGKVKVVGGEDIPKVSAQALKQQFEKHIEDATPSKQIKIDLDFNQFQWAPAHSASSKVSTSKTCETSSMTRKVEEAVSASASACASVTSYESMENLPPPPPDLLQVPIEPQGQDSEQELSEQLCQAKQSINKEQYSKQRNLYELKRLYKHIHPEVRKNLERDFFSDVTEIEKTQLERGDEVTGDVQQARYVFENSGSSPIKSVSPEREYLEWDEILKGEVQSMRWMFENKPLDSIKDDTPDEDSKKSIAQQEIIAGSDVKYTTWMFETQPIDALGTDTPDSTEQASKLTELARGDVRTATWLFETQPLDALSKIYQEEDQNTEVIFTKDITAGDVKTARYLFETQHLDSLGHTETIDESHFLQLKSELEEIKGDVKTSTKLFETEPLCVIRGDSGQMLEITKVRREETEKGDVKTSRWLFETQPLDMINKDPAQVKLVCGVSIEDNSQGGVNRGRWLFETKTLDSIKDEDWESSKLEKEKIIGADVRKHCWTFETQPMDSLKDTSNARPMSVEEVVGGDVQTARHIFETVPMDYLKDSPEVGKLKKVVASEEEKGDVRHQKWVFESQPLENIREEKKESTRTVNLQELDRGDVSNCKVIFETMDLGKCDDTQKIQVEGVTSGSVKSNKVRFESTPLYAMQDSSGAYHEVRTVRREEIVKGDVRTCKWMFETRPIDQFDESISKLQIIKGISKQETESGDVKTAKWLFETQPLDSIKYFSDVEDEVTETKKTTETVKGDVKTCRWLFETQPMDALYEKVEVKGETETEAIHRGDVKTCTWLFETQSLDTIRDESETILRTCTVNQEDIHGKDVRMARFLFETENLENIRGDDASAFKRVTEIDIHSGDVSRMKYIFENQSSDIMTSTSEETLKKLKTIQAEDIQKGNVINCTWLFENQPIDAIREGSEEKESCIVTDIQGGDVNKGRFIFETFSLDKIHAESSDTEISKLEKISCDEIEKGDVKNYTMMFETQPLYAIRDKEGHYHEVTTVTKEEIMKGDVVGARWLFETKPLDSIRDTDEVYVIKSVTQEDIQKGDVNSARWRFETQPLDKISEEAKLLVRTVDDVQGGDVQTNKQRFESEDLSQKYIRTVSVSEIQKGDVRTATWMFETRTIDEIHGEGSEYEEMKKVTKEEVLKGDVKQSVWLFEKQPLDKIKEVDESHVDVSREEIPQADVKTTTWLFETTPFHEFNESSMQKTEIIGKSIQDTLKELYSQKMVKSQGILIEADEIGDVRMAKYNLMNQEAPEIQKEDVIRGDLKHIMMNLLNRRETTEKTVVIDKEERGDINTIVQQLFNQDAGINVEREEIIRGDIQEAISNLMKEDESAKRGILIQEDEKGDVRMTIYSLLNKQEETSVGKEDIIKGNVRGTISILLSNPNNPEQYMNIKVGDTEKGNVNFYSTCIESGALEYLKELQTEPDERGKMEKEKIVGGDVEGTKLILEQNQSQIERTVAEDEIVPGDVHNTVKVFMTEPVISLDNIQKEVIVKGDLRAVLDCLTQAVNQKMVVEKEEVLKGDINTTLRSLEEAQYQLKEIEKPEIVPGDIKGALQSLEKSATSKVEIVIEDLVPGDVKGTLKSLEEAKQAVKEVEKEEIVKGDIQMAMQSLRDASNEKKVYQQQVSAQGDVKGTIQQLLEPPAPCKTHRKASTEGDVRMSIKSLYDMQEQSQMEKEEAIKGDVQGTIKGLLKGKQQKNLNSSIDGTKDASVSMKTPLPPQQEAHKYSVATKLESKTVKVKNLCQANELRSSSNKHTGIKSAQGESLTKEDNALISQTTVMDMSHTPQERNIKEPSLKPKVAVPGPGIIKKKNVTDQLTDNMVTNVNQCVSQGSVATKHTKGVKTVVLDSDDSRISSTSGMTHLNTVKNESQTKTITKPAQGVKISSHVTGNTAQANITKAANTGNQLTQEVTNVIKNTSQGATDARHLQDTTTTTQVQTKAAEHKTIVQKHDIKTLKTEFRNLDMNRKGFVKSVKKGKEDIHMPPPPLPTPPLSESEFPLPPPPPPVVESEGNMFSIPLSSVSKQDADLPPPPPPPPVDLDHFPPPPPPPPPHIAGQDYLPPPPSQQELDSMPGKSLRSPRTKAQQMPVKPIKAPSLYKIPKPEAPKQFGQGPINVEKNQVTPPPPSSKVFQVPAQQTITAPDLTTSSKNIKEIRKQEDTIKVLAQTDSLRTASQEEDSPGPVKKVYKPQIKLPPPPVEPVSAKPKTCVRKFKTPLMIAEEKYRKQRDESEKNKVGATPASPASDSDVQAFIQAASEVSATGNTAKGETVSTDTTKKEAETIIDKIKSDTVSLGVLVQAASRGLSVQPLIPSRSQPSASEIASAVDKELQNVVKESNISKQAVMQDFTNLQMQTSTSLKTDEMKQTNVSVNREVSKVPLHPTKIPKVTPNFKVKTVKIPKVDKMENVETEKKESSAEATNKQQLTQQEKKASSQMTREITKVTESCVQESEEIGKPAAVKDSKLEIQMLKPKQKFKKEKSDVIPKETMSCVKVNQEKEVRKMQKAKAQHEGYVQVREEVFVTESKVQQSFQQQSTVQAQKQMETSQMQKDVTSKPQIQDKPQIESRHIGVKLTGKTSQKGESTSSVANQQASQRCEETHRVLSQINDLLEPSGKIDSKAVRNLLIKIPSWLIDPATKRSLEVRPNDNVAKLKDILVYVRSVAQAKVLNLGGSIAATEKPESGSASEKIAIGGAISKISIGSSKLEAQKEVLGEGQTSHESMKQKFIDTKKADSRGASPLTRMRSPSPTYITIESTRRASSPQRVGPSPPPMHRSCTPPEPPPRMFDPTTSQINRASPSPTFSRSDKLAKLKDTTAKLSQGASPPPLSQQAQITEKKSEIVESPSSFHRQIKIETHVVETSEVSEETLETASVKDKKEFFEEAQKAEVNRTYVRKDPIEIPERLGPDTEETEVKGKEKEEVPWVNLSGLVHKFESPEQKFYKRKEPIVIAERLGSDTEDADPEEDKKGTEVEPVPTFNIKTIKTMFEMGEQSSSVKEQKHKHEKPESEMHEIMTDGSKQTNPWRQQKGSWQTSPPPIQKEVLQSGLTEPMGLSGSQSVNETFSSIDEFGNKISGSRSAMTVSQHSEHITTRCAPPTYADVVKGKVQMLDVLADTTPEELLKNFQKTWNESESVFKSLGYNVTEQKTSQTVSHQQETLMTENSSSRVGAVRGLPEESVSNGVSGRRQTKLP from the exons GAACTGTCTAGCACATCTGAGGTGACAGTGAGGGGCAGCTCCAGAGAGAGAGTCTCGTCTGGACAGATTGTGCCTCCTGTTCAGGATGAAAAG TTCTACCATGATCAGAGTGCCTACCAAAGTAATGTGGTCTCCAGTTATGAAAATCATTTTGATGGAAAAG TGAAGGTCGTTGGAGGTGAGGACATACCAAAGGTATCTGCACAGGCTTTAAAGCAACAGTTTGAAAAGCATATTGAGGATGCAACACCAAGCAAGCAAATTAAG ATTGATCTTGATTTCAACCAGTTTCAGTGGGCCCCGGCTCACAGTGCGTCATCTAAAGTTTCTACAAGCAAGACATGTGAAACATCATCCATGACTAGGAAGGTAGAAGAAGCTGTCTCAGCCTCAGCCTCAGCATGTGCTTCCGTTACCTCCTATGAGAGTATGGAGAACttacctcccccacccccagacttGCTGCAGGTTCCAATAGAACCTCAAGGGCAGGACAGTGAACAAGAACTATCTGAGCAACTTTGCCAGGCTAAACAGTCTATAAATAAAGAGCAATATTCTAAGCAGAGGAACTTGTATGAGCTGAAACGCCTCTACAAGCATATACACCCGGAAGTCCGGAAAAACCTGGAAAGGGATTTTTTCAGTGACGTAACAGAGATTGAGAAGACGCAGCTGGAGAGAGGAGACGAAGTCACTGGAGATGTTCAGCAAGCCAGATATGTTTTTGAGAACTCTGGGAGCAGTCCCATCAAGTCAGTGAGCCCCGAACGAGAATACCTTGAGTGGGATGAGATTCTCAAAGGGGAAGTGCAATCTATGCGCTGGATGTTTGAAAACAAACCCCTGGATTCAATCAAAGATGATACTCCAGATGAAGACAGCAAGAAAAGCATAGCTCAGCAGGAAATCATTGCAGGAAGTGATGTGAAATACACAACCTGGATGTTCGAGACACAACCCATTGATGCTCTAGGCACAGATACTCCAGATTCAACTGAGCAAGCCAGCAAGTTAACAGAGTTAGCAAGAGGAGATGTTCGCACGGCAACCTGGCTCTTTGAAACACAACCACTGGATGCACTCAGTAAGATATACCAGGAAGAAGATCAAAACACAGAGGTTATTTTCACAAAAGATATAACTGCTGGAGATGTAAAAACTGCCCGGTACTTGTTTGAAACTCAGCATCTGGATTCTCTGGGCCATACTGAGACCATTGATGAGTCCCATTTCCTACAGCTGAAGTCAGAATTAGAAGAGATCAAGGGAGACGTAAAGACATCCACAAAACTATTTGAGACTGAACCCCTGTGTGTcattcgaggagattctggtcaaATGCTGGAGATCACAAAAGTCCGCCGTGAGGAAACCGAGAAAGGTGATGTCAAGACATCCCGCTGGCTCTTTGAAACTCAGCCTCTGGACATGATAAACAAAGACCCTGCCCAAGTGAAACTGGTTTGCGGGGTGTCAATAGAGGACAACTCTCAAGGTGGTGTCAACAGAGGCAGGTGGCTTTTTGAGACAAAGACCCTAGACTCTATTAAAGATGAAGACTGGGAAAGTTCAAAGTTGGAAAAAGAAAAGATTATTGGAGCTGATGTCCGAAAGCACTGTTGGACATTTGAAACACAGCCTATGGACAGTTTAAAAGATACTTCAAATGCCAGACCGATGTCTGTGGAAGAGGTTGTAGGGGGTGATGTGCAAACAGCTAGACATATATTTGAAACAGTTCCAATGGATTATTTGAAGGATAGTCCTGAAGTAGGTAAACTTAAAAAAGTAGTGGCGTCTGAGGAGGAAAAGGGTGATGTCAGACACCAAAAGTGGGTTTTTGAAAGTCAACCACTTGAAAACATCAgagaagaaaagaaagaaagcacAAGAACTGTGAACCTACAAGAACTTGACAGAGGGGATGTTTCAAATTGCAAAGTAATCTTTGAAACAATGGATTTAGGCAAATGTGATGACACTCAGAAAATCCAAGTCGAGGGGGTCACAAGTGGCTCTGTGAAATCAAACAAAGTTCGTTTTGAATCTACACCATTATATGCGATGCAAGACAGTTCTGGTGCTTATCATGAGGTGAGAACTGTGCGGAGGGAGGAGATTGTAAAGGGTGATGTCCGAACCTGCAAATGGATGTTCGAAACACGTCCCATTGATCAGTTTGATGAAAGTATCAGCAAATTACAGATCATTAAAGGTATatcaaaacaggaaacagagtCAGGTGACGTGAAAACAGCTAAATGGCTTTTTGAGACACAGCCGCTTGACTCTATTAAATATTTCAGCGATGTAGAAGATGAGGTGACTGAGACTAAGAAGACAACAGAGACTGTGAAAGGTGATGTGAAAACCTGTAGGTGGTTGTTTGAAACACAGCCAATGGATGCTCTTTATGAAAAGGTTGAGGTAAAGGGTGAAACGGAAACAGAGGCGATTCATAGAGGGGACGTCAAGACTTGCACTTGGCTGTTCGAGACGCAGTCACTTGACACTATCAGAGATGAGTCAGAAACGATTCTAAGGACATGCACCGTAAACCAGGAGGATATTCATGGCAAAGATGTGAGAATGGCCCGGTTCCTTTTTGAGACAGAGAATCTTGAGAACATCAGAGGGGATGACGCTTCTGCTTTTAAAAGAGTTACTGAGATTGACATTCATTCTGGAGATGTGTCCAGAATGAAGTATATATTTGAAAACCAGTCCTCTGACATAATGACTTCAACTTCCGAAGAGACACTGAAAAAGCTGAAGACCATTCAGGCAGAAGACATTCAGAAAGGGAATGTGATTAACTGCACGTGGCTGTTTGAAAATCAACCTATAGATGCTATTCGTGAGGGTTCTGAAGAAAAGGAATCCTGCATTGTGACAGACATACAAGGAGGTGATGTTAACAAGGGACGTTTTATTTTTGAGACTTTCTCCTTGGACAAAATTCATGCAGAATCATCTGATACAGAGATATCGAAACTGGAGAAAATAAGTTGTGATGAGATAGAGAAAGGTGATGTCAAGAACTACACCATGATGTTTGAAACTCAGCCTCTGTATGCCATCCGTGACAAAGAGGGTCATTATCATGAGGTCACCACAGTCACAAAAGAGGAAATCATGAAGGGAGATGTTGTTGGAGCTAGGTGGCTATTTGAAACCAAACCCCTTGATTCAATAAGGGACACAGATGAGGTCTATGTCATTAAATCTGTTACACAGGAAGACATTCAGAAAGGTGATGTAAACTCAGCGAGATGGAGATTTGAAACCCAGCCACTCGATAAAATTTCAGAAGAAGCAAAGCTCTTGGTTAGAACTGTGGATGACGTTCAAGGAGGTGATGTTCAAACCAACAAACAACGTTTTGAGTCTGAGGATTTATCGCAAAAATACATCAGAACAGTCAGTGTCAGTGAAATTCAGAAAGGTGATGTGAGAACGGCCACATGGATGTTTGAAACGCGCACAATTGATGAGATACATGGTGAAGGCTCAGAGTACGAAGAGATGAAAAAGGTGACGAAAGAAGAGGTGCTAAAGGGAGATGTTAAACAGTCGGTGTGGCTTTTTGAAAAGCAGCCCCTTGACAAAATTAAGGAGGTGGATGAATCGCATGTTGACGTTTCTCGTGAAGAGATTCCGCAAGCAGATGTGAAAACAACGACGTGGCTTTTTGAAACAACCCCGTTTCACGAGTTTAACGAGAGCAGCATGCAAAAGACCGAGATAATTGGTAAAAGCATCCAAGATACTCTGAAGGAGCTGTACTCCCAGAAAATGGTCAAGTCACAAGGAATACTCATAGAAGCAGATGAAATTGGCGATGTCAGAATGGCAAAGTACAACCTCATGAACCAAGAAGCTCCAGAAATTCAAAAGGAGGACGTAATTAGAGGGGACCTGAAACATATAATGATGAATCTGCTAAACAGAAGGGAGACAACTGAAAAAACCGTTGTTATAGATAAGGAAGAGAGGGGTGACATAAACACTATAGTGCAACAGCTGTTCAACCAAGACGCAGGAATCAATGTGGAAAGAGAAGAAATTATCCGGGGTGATATTCAGGAAGCAATAAGCAACCTGATGAAGGAAGATGAGTCTGCCAAACGAGGTATTCTGATACAGGAAGATGAGAAGGGAGATGTAAGAATGACTATATACTCTCTTCTTAATAAACAAGAAGAGACTAGTGTTGGAAAAGAGGATATTATCAAAGGAAATGTTCGAGGTACTATCAGTATACTTCTGTCCAACCCAAACAATCCGGAACAATATATGAACATAAAAGTGGGTGACACCGAAAAGGGAAATGTGAACTTTTACTCCACATGCATAGAGTCTGGGGCTCTGGAGTATCTTAAAGAACTCCAAACTGAGCCAGATGAGAGAGGTAAGATGGAGAAAGAGAAGATCGTTGGCGGAGATGTTGAAGGGACAAAACTTATTTTGGAACAAAATCAGTCACAGATTGAACGAACTGTTGCAGAGGATGAAATTGTCCCAGGAGATGTGCACAACACGGTCAAGGTTTTTATGACTGAACCAGTGATATCACTAGATAACATCCAGAAAGAGGTCATTGTGAAAGGGGACTTGAGAGCAGTCCTGGACTGTCTAACACAGGCTGTAAACCAGAAGATGGTGGTTGAAAAAGAGGAAGTACTCAAAGGTGACATAAACACCACTCTGAGATCTCTGGAGGAGGCTCAATACCAACTCAAAGAGATTGAAAAACCAGAAATCGTCCCAGGTGACATTAAAGGGGCCCTGCAGAGCTTGGAAAAATCTGCCACCAGCAAAGTTGAGATCGTCATTGAAGATTTAGTGCCTGGTGATGTCAAAGGAACCTTAAAATCACTGGAAGAAGCTAAACAGGCTGTGAAAGAGGTAGAGAAAGAGGAAATTGTTAAAGGCGATATTCAGATGGCGATGCAGAGCTTACGAGACGCCTCTAATGAGAAGAAGGTCTACCAGCAACAAGTTAGTGCTCAGGGAGATGTAAAAGGCACTATACAGCAGCTGTTAGAACCTCCAGCCCCATGCAAAACACATCGCAAAGCTAGTACAGAGGGAGACGTGAGGATGTCTATAAAGTCGCTATACGACATGCAGGAACAAAGTCAAATGGAAAAAGAGGAGGCAATCAAAGGAGATGTCCAGGGCACAATAAAAGGCCTATTGAAAGGAAAGCAGCAGAAGAACCTGAACAGTAGTATTGATGGTACTAAAGATGCCAGCGTTTCAATGAAAACTCCATTGCCCCCTCAACAGGAAGCCCACAAATACTCAGTTGCGACTAAGCTTGAAAGCAAGACAGTGAAAGTCAAAAATCTATGCCAAGCAAATGAACTACGCAGCAGCTCAAACAAGCACACTGGAATAAAGTCAGCGCAAGGCGAGTCCCTAACCAAGGAGGATAATGCTCTTATTTCGCAGACTACAGTGATGGATATGTCTCATACTCCACAAGAGAGAAATATTAAAGAACCATCTTTAAAACCAAAGGTAGCAGTCCCTGGCCCTGGGATCATCAAGAAGAAAAATGTGACAGATCAATTGACTGATAACATGGTTACAAATGTAAACCAATGTGTGTCACAAGGTAGCGTTGCCACAAAGCACACCAAAGGTGTGAAAACAGTGGTTCTGGATTCTGACGATTCAAGAATCTCAAGTACCTCAGGAATGACACACTTAAACACAGTTAAAAATGAATCACAGACGAAGACCATCACTAAGCCTGCACAGGGTGTTAAAATCAGtagtcatgtgacaggaaatACAGCACAAGCTAACATTACAAAGGCTGCGAACACTGGCAATCAGCTCACGCAAGAAGTgacaaatgtaataaaaaatacatcacAGGGTGCCACTGATGCAAGACACCTCCAAGACACCACAACTACGACACAGGTACAGACAAAAGCGGCAGAACACAAAACAATTGTGCAAAAGCATGATATTAAAACCTTGAAGACAGAGTTCCGCAACCTTGACATGAATCGAAAGGGTTTTGTTAAGTCAGTAAAGAAGGGCAAAGAAGATATCCATATGCCGCCTCCACCTCTGCCAACACCTCCATTGTCAGAGTCTGAATTCCCTCTTCCACCTCCGCCTCCCCCAGTGGTGGAATCTGAGGGTAACATGTTTTCTATTCCACTTTCCTCTGTCTCAAAGCAGGACGCTGACCTGCCCCCACCACCTCCACCACCGCCTGTGGATCTAGATCAttttccaccaccaccacctccccccccgccacacataGCTGGACAAGATTATCTACCCCCACCACCATCGCAGCAAGAGTTGGATTCCATGCCAGGAAAATCACTCCGCTCTCCGCGTACTAAGGCTCAACAAATGCCTGTCAAACCAATAAAGGCCCCTTCGTTATATAAGATCCCGAAGCCTGAGGCACCTAAGCAGTTTGGGCAAGGACCGATCAACGTGGAGAAAAACCAAGTGACTCCTCCGCCACCTTCAAGCAAGGTATTCCAGGTGCCCGCACAGCAGACCATTACAGCTCCTGACCTGACCACATCCagcaaaaatataaaagaaataagGAAACAAGAGGACACAATAAAAGTGTTAGCTCAGACAGATTCACTGAGAACTGCATCACAAGAAGAAGACTCACCTGGTCCGGTGAAGAAAGTTTATAAGCCTCAGATAAAACTACCACCTCCACCTGTTGAACCGGTATCTGCGAAGCCTAAAACATGTGTGAGGAAATTCAAAACTCCACTGATGATTGCAGAGGAAAAGTATCGCAAACAGAGGGACGAAAGTGAGAAGAACAAAGTTGGTGCAACTCCAGCTTCTCCAGCAAGTGATAGTGATGTACAAGCCTTCATTCAGGCTGCCTCTGAAGTATCTGCCACAGGCAACACAGCTAAGGGAGAAACAGTAAGCACTGATACAACTAAGAAAGAAGCAGAAACAATAATCGATAAGATTAAATCAGACACTGTTTCACTCGGTGTGCTTGTGCAGGCAGCGTCAAGGGGTTTATCAGTCCAACCTTTAATTCCTTCAAGGAGTCAGCCCTCTGCGAGTGAAATTGCATCAGCTGTTGACAAAGAACTTCAGAACGTTGTGAAAGAAAGCAACATTTCTAAACAGGCTGTCATGCAAGACTTCACTAATCTTCAAATGCAAACTTCAACTTCTCTGAAAACTGATGAGATGAAACAAACCAATGTTTCCGTAAACCGGGAAGTGAGTAAAGTTCCTCTCCACCCGACAAAAATCCCCAAAGTTACTCCAAATTTCAAGGTTAAAACGGTGAAGATTCCAAAGGTTGATAAGATGGAAAATGTGGAGACTGAGAAGAAAGAATCTTCAGCAGAAGCTACTAATAAACAGCAGTTAACTCAACAAGAGAAAAAAGCTTCTTCTCAGATGACTCGCGAAATCACCAAAGTTACAGAAAGCTGTGTACAGGAAAGCGAGGAAATTGGGAAGCCTGCAGCTGTGAAGGACAGCAAGCTGGAGATACAAATGCTGAAGCCCAAGCAGAAATTCAAGAAGGAGAAAAGTGATGTTATCCCTAAAGAGACAATGTCATGTGTTAAGGTAAACCAAGAAAAGGAGGTCAGGAAAATGCAGAAGGCCAAAGCGCAACATGAGGGATATGTTCAAGTCCGTGAAGAAGTGTTCGTCACAGAAAGCAAAGTTCAGCAAAGTTTCCAGCAACAAAGCACGGTTCAAGCTCAAAAACAAATGGAGACCTCACAAATGCAAAAAGATGTGACCAGCAAGCCACAGATTCAGGATAAACCGCAAATTGAAAGTAGACACATTGGTGTTAAGCTAACAGGCAAAACATCACAAAAGGGTGAAAGTACATCTTCAGTGGCCAATCAGCAGGCCTCACAAAGATGTGAAGAAACACACAGGgtgctttctcaaattaatGATCTACTTGAACCATCTGGGAAAATTGACTCTAAAGCAGTAAGGAATCTCCTCATCAAAATCCCTAGCTGGCTAATAGATCCAGCGACAAAAAGGAGTTTAGAAGTTAGACCAAATGATAATGTTGCGAAGCTGAAAGATATCCTAGTCTATGTAAGATCGGTTGCACAAGCAAAAGTTTTGAATTTAGGGGGAAGCATTGCTGCCACGGAAAAGCCTGAAAGTGGATCGGCATCTGAAAAGATAGCTATTGGTGGAGCAATATCGAAAATAAGTATTGGCTCGTCAAAATTGGAGGCTCAGAAGGAAGTATTGGGAGAGGGACAGACTTCTCATGAAAGCATGAAGCAAAAGTTCATTGACACAAAAAAAGCTGATTCTAGAGGGGCCTCACCCTTGACCAGAATGCGATCACCATCACCTACTTATATTACCATAGAATCTACACGGAGAGCTAGCTCCCCACAAAGAGTGGGCCCTTCCCCTCCACCAATGCACAGATCATGCACTCCCCCAGAACCACCACCACGGATGTTTGACCCAACAACATCTCAGATCAACAGGGCCAGTCCTTCTCCAACATTCAGCCGATCAGACAAGCTAGCCAAGCTGAAGGACACCACTGCTAAGCTTTCACAGGGGGCATCGCCACCACCTCTGTCACAACAGGCGCAGATAACCGAGAAAAAATCTGAAATAGTAGAATCGCCATCGTCGTTCCATCGGCAGATCAAAATTGAGACGCATGTTGTGGAGACGTCAGAGGTGTCAGAGGAAACGCTAGAAACTGCATCAGTGAAAGACAAGAAGGAGTTCTTCGAGGAGGCTCAGAAGGCTGAGGTGAACAGAACATATGTACGCAAGGACCCTATTGAAATCCCAGAGCGCTTAGGCCCAGACACAGAAGAGACAGAAgtcaaaggaaaagaaaaagaggAGGTCCCATGGGTAAATCTCTCAGGACTTGTCCACAAATTTGAATCACCGGAACAGAAGTTTTATAAAAGAAAAGAGCCAATTGTCATTGCAGAGAGACTAGGAAGTGACACTGAAGACGCTGATCCCGAAGAAGACAAAAAAGGAACTGAAGTGGAACCGGTTCCAACCTTCAACATCAAGACCATTAAAACTATGTTTGAAATGGGCGAGCAGAGTTCCTCCGTCAAGgaacaaaaacataaacatgAGAAGCCAGAGTCAGAGATGCATGAAATCATGACAGATGGTTCAAAGCAGACAAACCCTTGGAGACAGCAGAAGGGCTCATGGCAGACATCTCCCCCGCCCATCCAGAAGGAGGTACTGCAATCAGGATTGACCGAACCAATGGGGCTTTCCGGGAGTCAGTCAGTCAACGAGACGTTCTCCAGCATCGATGAATTTGGTAATAAAATAAGCGGGTCAAGAAGTGCCATGACAGTCTCTCAGCATTCAGAACACATCACGACCCGGTGTGCCCCTCCCACATATGCAGACGTAGTGAAGGGCAAGGTCCAAATGCTAGACGTCTTGGCTGACACCACCCCCGAAGAACTACTGAAGAACTTCCAAAAAACTTGGAATGAAAGCGAGAGTGTCTTCAAGAGCCTGGGCTATAATGTAACAGAACAGAAGACTTCACAGACTGTATCACACCAGCAAGAGACGCTCATGACTG aaaactcGAGTTCCAGAGTCGGAGCTGTGCGCGGCCTGCCGGAAGAGAGTGTATCCAATGGAGTCTCTGGTCGCAGACAAACAAAACTTCCATAG